A stretch of the Malus sylvestris chromosome 10, drMalSylv7.2, whole genome shotgun sequence genome encodes the following:
- the LOC126586579 gene encoding uncharacterized protein At4g06744-like isoform X9, with protein sequence MGAFSFISSLLISTLLVHLCLYHCKVEALEIIIGGGGGASPPVPFPKYQDCPPPPPPPCPPPPPSPQPPPPSPPSPQPPPPPPPSPQPAPPPPPSPQPAPPPRPPPSPPSPQTSPPPPPSPPPPPSPQTPSPQPSPPPPPSPKPSPPPPPSPQTSPPPPPSPQPSPPPPPSPQPSPLPPSPGPFDSDRIKIAYYVIKKFVAKIKSDPRGFAKTWQGANVCKYKGFVCAVHPVYKKRAVSGLDINGAMFEGFNNKLPLRGFLDELPDLVFYHANSNNFTGSVPVNPAMLRYFYELDLSNNKLTGRFPYEVLRAKNLTFLDLRFNFFTGPVPAQVFDLGVDVLFLNNNNFTKQIPDNLGSSPAHYFTFANNKFTGPIPRSIGQASKTLYEVLFLGNKLSGCLPYEIGYLKQATVFDVSSNYLRGPIPASFACLAKIVYLNLAKNKFYGPVPEMVCKLSTLGNLSLADNYFTVVGPECQKLVNRKILDVSKNCILGQPNQRTKMECATFFSKPRKCPNEKEMTYIPCKRPYSGSNEKKTDHLPRAPLSYGTLIPHRL encoded by the exons ATGGGTGCCttctctttcatttcttcacTTTTGATCTCAACATTGTTGGTGCATTTATGTTTGTACCATTGTAAGGTTGAAGCCTTGGAGATAATCATAGGTGGAGGAGGAGGTGCCAGCCCTCCTGTTCCTTTCCCCAAATACCAAGACTGTcctcctccccctccccctccaTGCCCACCGCCGCCTCCATCACCACAGCCTCCACCACCGTCGCCTCCATCACCACAGCCTCCACCACCGCCGCCTCCATCACCACAGCCTGCACCACCGCCACCTCCATCACCACAGCCTGCACCACCGCCGCGTCCACCACCGTCGCCTCCATCACCACAGACTTCACCACCGCCGCCTCCATCACCACCGCCGCCTCCATCACCACAGA CTCCATCACCACAGCCTTCACCACCACCGCCTCCATCACCAAAACCTTCACCACCGCCGCCTCCATCACCACAGACTTCACCACCACCGCCTCCATCACCACAGCCTTCACCACCGCCGC CTCCATCACCACAGCCTTCACCGCTGCCACCTTCCCCCGGCCCCTTTGACAGCGACCGAATTAAAATTGCCTACTATGTGATTAAGAAGTTCGTAGCCAAAATCAAGTCCGACCCAAGGGGCTTCGCAAAGACATGGCAAGGTGCGAACGTTTGCAAATACAAGGGCTTTGTCTGCGCCGTTCATCCTGTCTACAAGAAGAGAGCAGTCTCCGGTTTAGACATCAACGGGGCTATGTTCGAAGGTTTCAACAATAAACTTCCACTCCGTGGCTTCCTTGACGAGTTACCAGACTTGGTGTTTTATCATGCAAACTCCAACAACTTCACAGGCTCAGTCCCGGTAAACCCTGCCATGCTTCGATACTTCTACGAGCTCGATCTCAGCAACAACAAGCTAACTGGAAGGTTTCCGTACGAAGTTTTAAGAGCAAAAAATTTGACATTTTTGGACCTCCGGTTCAACTTCTTTACCGGTCCTGTCCCAGCCCAAGTCTTCGACCTAGGAGTTGATGTGCTCttcctcaacaacaacaatttcaCTAAGCAGATCCCTGACAATCTTGGCTCCTCACCTGCCCATTACTTCACTTTTGCCAACAACAAATTCACCGGTCCGATCCCAAGAAGCATTGGCCAAGCATCCAAAACTCTTTATGAAGTTCTCTTCCTTGGGAACAAACTTTCAG GATGTCTGCCATACGAAATTGGGTACCTTAAACAGGCCACCGTGTTCGATGTAAGTTCCAACTACTTAAGAGGCCCAATACCAGCCTCGTTTGCTTGCTTGGCCAAGATAGTGTATCTAAACTTAGCCAAGAACAAGTTCTACGGACCCGTGCCTGAGATGGTGTGCAAGTTGTCTACCCTGGGGAACTTGTCTTTGGCAGACAACTATTTCACTGTGGTCGGTCCAGAGTGCCAGAAATTGGTTAATAGAAAGATACTTGATGTTAGTAAGAACTGCATTTTGGGCCAACCAAATCAGAGAACAAAGATGGAATGTGCTACTTTCTTCTCCAAGCCTAGAAAGTGTCCCAACGAGAAGGAGATGACTTACATTCCTTGTAAAAGGCCGTATTCAGGTTCAAATGAGAAGAAGACCGATCATCTGCCACGAGCTCCACTATCATATGGTACTCTTATACCACATAGGCTTTGA
- the LOC126586579 gene encoding uncharacterized protein At4g06744-like isoform X10: MGAFSFISSLLISTLLVHLCLYHCKVEALEIIIGGGGGASPPVPFPKYQDCPPPPPPPCPPPPPSPQPPPPSPPSPQPPPPPPPSPQPAPPPPPSPQPPPSPQPSPPPPPSPQPSPPPPPSPQTSPPPPPSPQPSPPPPPSPQHSPPPPAPPPPPSPQPVLPPPPPPSPQPSPLPPSPGPFDSDRIKIAYYVIKKFVAKIKSDPRGFAKTWQGANVCKYKGFVCAVHPVYKKRAVSGLDINGAMFEGFNNKLPLRGFLDELPDLVFYHANSNNFTGSVPVNPAMLRYFYELDLSNNKLTGRFPYEVLRAKNLTFLDLRFNFFTGPVPAQVFDLGVDVLFLNNNNFTKQIPDNLGSSPAHYFTFANNKFTGPIPRSIGQASKTLYEVLFLGNKLSGCLPYEIGYLKQATVFDVSSNYLRGPIPASFACLAKIVYLNLAKNKFYGPVPEMVCKLSTLGNLSLADNYFTVVGPECQKLVNRKILDVSKNCILGQPNQRTKMECATFFSKPRKCPNEKEMTYIPCKRPYSGSNEKKTDHLPRAPLSYGTLIPHRL, translated from the exons ATGGGTGCCttctctttcatttcttcacTTTTGATCTCAACATTGTTGGTGCATTTATGTTTGTACCATTGTAAGGTTGAAGCCTTGGAGATAATCATAGGTGGAGGAGGAGGTGCCAGCCCTCCTGTTCCTTTCCCCAAATACCAAGACTGTcctcctccccctccccctccaTGCCCACCGCCGCCTCCATCACCACAGCCTCCACCACCGTCGCCTCCATCACCACAGCCTCCACCACCGCCGCCTCCATCACCACAGCCTGCACCACCGCCACCTCCATCACCACAGC CGCCTCCATCACCACAGCCTTCACCACCGCCACCTCCATCACCACAGC CTTCACCACCGCCGCCTCCATCACCACAGACTTCACCACCACCGCCTCCATCACCACAGCCTTCACCACCGCCGCCTCCATCACCACAGCATTCACCACCGCCACCTGCTCCCCCTCCCCCTCCAAGCCCACAGCCAGTGCTGCCACCACCGCCGCCTCCATCACCACAGCCTTCACCGCTGCCACCTTCCCCCGGCCCCTTTGACAGCGACCGAATTAAAATTGCCTACTATGTGATTAAGAAGTTCGTAGCCAAAATCAAGTCCGACCCAAGGGGCTTCGCAAAGACATGGCAAGGTGCGAACGTTTGCAAATACAAGGGCTTTGTCTGCGCCGTTCATCCTGTCTACAAGAAGAGAGCAGTCTCCGGTTTAGACATCAACGGGGCTATGTTCGAAGGTTTCAACAATAAACTTCCACTCCGTGGCTTCCTTGACGAGTTACCAGACTTGGTGTTTTATCATGCAAACTCCAACAACTTCACAGGCTCAGTCCCGGTAAACCCTGCCATGCTTCGATACTTCTACGAGCTCGATCTCAGCAACAACAAGCTAACTGGAAGGTTTCCGTACGAAGTTTTAAGAGCAAAAAATTTGACATTTTTGGACCTCCGGTTCAACTTCTTTACCGGTCCTGTCCCAGCCCAAGTCTTCGACCTAGGAGTTGATGTGCTCttcctcaacaacaacaatttcaCTAAGCAGATCCCTGACAATCTTGGCTCCTCACCTGCCCATTACTTCACTTTTGCCAACAACAAATTCACCGGTCCGATCCCAAGAAGCATTGGCCAAGCATCCAAAACTCTTTATGAAGTTCTCTTCCTTGGGAACAAACTTTCAG GATGTCTGCCATACGAAATTGGGTACCTTAAACAGGCCACCGTGTTCGATGTAAGTTCCAACTACTTAAGAGGCCCAATACCAGCCTCGTTTGCTTGCTTGGCCAAGATAGTGTATCTAAACTTAGCCAAGAACAAGTTCTACGGACCCGTGCCTGAGATGGTGTGCAAGTTGTCTACCCTGGGGAACTTGTCTTTGGCAGACAACTATTTCACTGTGGTCGGTCCAGAGTGCCAGAAATTGGTTAATAGAAAGATACTTGATGTTAGTAAGAACTGCATTTTGGGCCAACCAAATCAGAGAACAAAGATGGAATGTGCTACTTTCTTCTCCAAGCCTAGAAAGTGTCCCAACGAGAAGGAGATGACTTACATTCCTTGTAAAAGGCCGTATTCAGGTTCAAATGAGAAGAAGACCGATCATCTGCCACGAGCTCCACTATCATATGGTACTCTTATACCACATAGGCTTTGA
- the LOC126586579 gene encoding uncharacterized protein At4g06744-like isoform X18, whose protein sequence is MGAFSFISSLLISTLLVHLCLYHCKVEALEIIIGGGGGASPPVPFPKYQDCPPPPPPPCPPPPPSPQPPPPSPPSPQPPPPPPPSPQPAPPPPPSPQPSPPPPPSPKPSPPPPPSPQTSPPPPPSPQPSPPPPPSPQHSPPPPAPPPPPSPQPVLPPPPPPSPQPSPLPPSPGPFDSDRIKIAYYVIKKFVAKIKSDPRGFAKTWQGANVCKYKGFVCAVHPVYKKRAVSGLDINGAMFEGFNNKLPLRGFLDELPDLVFYHANSNNFTGSVPVNPAMLRYFYELDLSNNKLTGRFPYEVLRAKNLTFLDLRFNFFTGPVPAQVFDLGVDVLFLNNNNFTKQIPDNLGSSPAHYFTFANNKFTGPIPRSIGQASKTLYEVLFLGNKLSGCLPYEIGYLKQATVFDVSSNYLRGPIPASFACLAKIVYLNLAKNKFYGPVPEMVCKLSTLGNLSLADNYFTVVGPECQKLVNRKILDVSKNCILGQPNQRTKMECATFFSKPRKCPNEKEMTYIPCKRPYSGSNEKKTDHLPRAPLSYGTLIPHRL, encoded by the exons ATGGGTGCCttctctttcatttcttcacTTTTGATCTCAACATTGTTGGTGCATTTATGTTTGTACCATTGTAAGGTTGAAGCCTTGGAGATAATCATAGGTGGAGGAGGAGGTGCCAGCCCTCCTGTTCCTTTCCCCAAATACCAAGACTGTcctcctccccctccccctccaTGCCCACCGCCGCCTCCATCACCACAGCCTCCACCACCGTCGCCTCCATCACCACAGCCTCCACCACCGCCGCCTCCATCACCACAGCCTGCACCACCGCCAC CTCCATCACCACAGCCTTCACCACCACCGCCTCCATCACCAAAACCTTCACCACCGCCGCCTCCATCACCACAGACTTCACCACCACCGCCTCCATCACCACAGCCTTCACCACCGCCGCCTCCATCACCACAGCATTCACCACCGCCACCTGCTCCCCCTCCCCCTCCAAGCCCACAGCCAGTGCTGCCACCACCGCCGCCTCCATCACCACAGCCTTCACCGCTGCCACCTTCCCCCGGCCCCTTTGACAGCGACCGAATTAAAATTGCCTACTATGTGATTAAGAAGTTCGTAGCCAAAATCAAGTCCGACCCAAGGGGCTTCGCAAAGACATGGCAAGGTGCGAACGTTTGCAAATACAAGGGCTTTGTCTGCGCCGTTCATCCTGTCTACAAGAAGAGAGCAGTCTCCGGTTTAGACATCAACGGGGCTATGTTCGAAGGTTTCAACAATAAACTTCCACTCCGTGGCTTCCTTGACGAGTTACCAGACTTGGTGTTTTATCATGCAAACTCCAACAACTTCACAGGCTCAGTCCCGGTAAACCCTGCCATGCTTCGATACTTCTACGAGCTCGATCTCAGCAACAACAAGCTAACTGGAAGGTTTCCGTACGAAGTTTTAAGAGCAAAAAATTTGACATTTTTGGACCTCCGGTTCAACTTCTTTACCGGTCCTGTCCCAGCCCAAGTCTTCGACCTAGGAGTTGATGTGCTCttcctcaacaacaacaatttcaCTAAGCAGATCCCTGACAATCTTGGCTCCTCACCTGCCCATTACTTCACTTTTGCCAACAACAAATTCACCGGTCCGATCCCAAGAAGCATTGGCCAAGCATCCAAAACTCTTTATGAAGTTCTCTTCCTTGGGAACAAACTTTCAG GATGTCTGCCATACGAAATTGGGTACCTTAAACAGGCCACCGTGTTCGATGTAAGTTCCAACTACTTAAGAGGCCCAATACCAGCCTCGTTTGCTTGCTTGGCCAAGATAGTGTATCTAAACTTAGCCAAGAACAAGTTCTACGGACCCGTGCCTGAGATGGTGTGCAAGTTGTCTACCCTGGGGAACTTGTCTTTGGCAGACAACTATTTCACTGTGGTCGGTCCAGAGTGCCAGAAATTGGTTAATAGAAAGATACTTGATGTTAGTAAGAACTGCATTTTGGGCCAACCAAATCAGAGAACAAAGATGGAATGTGCTACTTTCTTCTCCAAGCCTAGAAAGTGTCCCAACGAGAAGGAGATGACTTACATTCCTTGTAAAAGGCCGTATTCAGGTTCAAATGAGAAGAAGACCGATCATCTGCCACGAGCTCCACTATCATATGGTACTCTTATACCACATAGGCTTTGA
- the LOC126586579 gene encoding uncharacterized protein At4g06744-like isoform X2, whose protein sequence is MGAFSFISSLLISTLLVHLCLYHCKVEALEIIIGGGGGASPPVPFPKYQDCPPPPPPPCPPPPPSPQPAPPPRPPPSPPSPQTSPPPPPSPPPPPSPQTPSPPPPSPQPSPPPPPSPQPSPPPPPSPQPSPPPPPSPKPSPPPPPSPQTSPPPPPSPQPSPPPPPSPQHSPPPPAPPPPPSPQPVLPPPPPPSPQPSPLPPSPGPFDSDRIKIAYYVIKKFVAKIKSDPRGFAKTWQGANVCKYKGFVCAVHPVYKKRAVSGLDINGAMFEGFNNKLPLRGFLDELPDLVFYHANSNNFTGSVPVNPAMLRYFYELDLSNNKLTGRFPYEVLRAKNLTFLDLRFNFFTGPVPAQVFDLGVDVLFLNNNNFTKQIPDNLGSSPAHYFTFANNKFTGPIPRSIGQASKTLYEVLFLGNKLSGCLPYEIGYLKQATVFDVSSNYLRGPIPASFACLAKIVYLNLAKNKFYGPVPEMVCKLSTLGNLSLADNYFTVVGPECQKLVNRKILDVSKNCILGQPNQRTKMECATFFSKPRKCPNEKEMTYIPCKRPYSGSNEKKTDHLPRAPLSYGTLIPHRL, encoded by the exons ATGGGTGCCttctctttcatttcttcacTTTTGATCTCAACATTGTTGGTGCATTTATGTTTGTACCATTGTAAGGTTGAAGCCTTGGAGATAATCATAGGTGGAGGAGGAGGTGCCAGCCCTCCTGTTCCTTTCCCCAAATACCAAGACTGTcctcctccccctccccctccaTGCCCACCGCCGC CTCCATCACCACAGCCTGCACCACCGCCGCGTCCACCACCGTCGCCTCCATCACCACAGACTTCACCACCGCCGCCTCCATCACCACCGCCGCCTCCATCACCACAGACTCCATCACCGCCGCCTCCATCACCACAGCCTTCACCACCACCGCCTCCATCACCACAGCCTTCACCACCGCCACCTCCATCACCACAGCCTTCACCACCACCGCCTCCATCACCAAAACCTTCACCACCGCCGCCTCCATCACCACAGACTTCACCACCACCGCCTCCATCACCACAGCCTTCACCACCGCCGCCTCCATCACCACAGCATTCACCACCGCCACCTGCTCCCCCTCCCCCTCCAAGCCCACAGCCAGTGCTGCCACCACCGCCGCCTCCATCACCACAGCCTTCACCGCTGCCACCTTCCCCCGGCCCCTTTGACAGCGACCGAATTAAAATTGCCTACTATGTGATTAAGAAGTTCGTAGCCAAAATCAAGTCCGACCCAAGGGGCTTCGCAAAGACATGGCAAGGTGCGAACGTTTGCAAATACAAGGGCTTTGTCTGCGCCGTTCATCCTGTCTACAAGAAGAGAGCAGTCTCCGGTTTAGACATCAACGGGGCTATGTTCGAAGGTTTCAACAATAAACTTCCACTCCGTGGCTTCCTTGACGAGTTACCAGACTTGGTGTTTTATCATGCAAACTCCAACAACTTCACAGGCTCAGTCCCGGTAAACCCTGCCATGCTTCGATACTTCTACGAGCTCGATCTCAGCAACAACAAGCTAACTGGAAGGTTTCCGTACGAAGTTTTAAGAGCAAAAAATTTGACATTTTTGGACCTCCGGTTCAACTTCTTTACCGGTCCTGTCCCAGCCCAAGTCTTCGACCTAGGAGTTGATGTGCTCttcctcaacaacaacaatttcaCTAAGCAGATCCCTGACAATCTTGGCTCCTCACCTGCCCATTACTTCACTTTTGCCAACAACAAATTCACCGGTCCGATCCCAAGAAGCATTGGCCAAGCATCCAAAACTCTTTATGAAGTTCTCTTCCTTGGGAACAAACTTTCAG GATGTCTGCCATACGAAATTGGGTACCTTAAACAGGCCACCGTGTTCGATGTAAGTTCCAACTACTTAAGAGGCCCAATACCAGCCTCGTTTGCTTGCTTGGCCAAGATAGTGTATCTAAACTTAGCCAAGAACAAGTTCTACGGACCCGTGCCTGAGATGGTGTGCAAGTTGTCTACCCTGGGGAACTTGTCTTTGGCAGACAACTATTTCACTGTGGTCGGTCCAGAGTGCCAGAAATTGGTTAATAGAAAGATACTTGATGTTAGTAAGAACTGCATTTTGGGCCAACCAAATCAGAGAACAAAGATGGAATGTGCTACTTTCTTCTCCAAGCCTAGAAAGTGTCCCAACGAGAAGGAGATGACTTACATTCCTTGTAAAAGGCCGTATTCAGGTTCAAATGAGAAGAAGACCGATCATCTGCCACGAGCTCCACTATCATATGGTACTCTTATACCACATAGGCTTTGA
- the LOC126586579 gene encoding uncharacterized protein At4g06744-like isoform X22, which produces MGAFSFISSLLISTLLVHLCLYHCKVEALEIIIGGGGGASPPVPFPKYQDCPPPPPPPCPPPPPSPQPPPPSPPSPQPPPPPPPSPQPAPPPPPSPQPPPSPQPSPPPPPSPQTSPPPPPSPQPSPPPPPSPQHSPPPPAPPPPPSPQPVLPPPPPPSPQPSPLPPSPGPFDSDRIKIAYYVIKKFVAKIKSDPRGFAKTWQGANVCKYKGFVCAVHPVYKKRAVSGLDINGAMFEGFNNKLPLRGFLDELPDLVFYHANSNNFTGSVPVNPAMLRYFYELDLSNNKLTGRFPYEVLRAKNLTFLDLRFNFFTGPVPAQVFDLGVDVLFLNNNNFTKQIPDNLGSSPAHYFTFANNKFTGPIPRSIGQASKTLYEVLFLGNKLSGCLPYEIGYLKQATVFDVSSNYLRGPIPASFACLAKIVYLNLAKNKFYGPVPEMVCKLSTLGNLSLADNYFTVVGPECQKLVNRKILDVSKNCILGQPNQRTKMECATFFSKPRKCPNEKEMTYIPCKRPYSGSNEKKTDHLPRAPLSYGTLIPHRL; this is translated from the exons ATGGGTGCCttctctttcatttcttcacTTTTGATCTCAACATTGTTGGTGCATTTATGTTTGTACCATTGTAAGGTTGAAGCCTTGGAGATAATCATAGGTGGAGGAGGAGGTGCCAGCCCTCCTGTTCCTTTCCCCAAATACCAAGACTGTcctcctccccctccccctccaTGCCCACCGCCGCCTCCATCACCACAGCCTCCACCACCGTCGCCTCCATCACCACAGCCTCCACCACCGCCGCCTCCATCACCACAGCCTGCACCACCGCCACCTCCATCACCACAGC CGCCTCCATCACCACAGC CTTCACCACCGCCGCCTCCATCACCACAGACTTCACCACCACCGCCTCCATCACCACAGCCTTCACCACCGCCGCCTCCATCACCACAGCATTCACCACCGCCACCTGCTCCCCCTCCCCCTCCAAGCCCACAGCCAGTGCTGCCACCACCGCCGCCTCCATCACCACAGCCTTCACCGCTGCCACCTTCCCCCGGCCCCTTTGACAGCGACCGAATTAAAATTGCCTACTATGTGATTAAGAAGTTCGTAGCCAAAATCAAGTCCGACCCAAGGGGCTTCGCAAAGACATGGCAAGGTGCGAACGTTTGCAAATACAAGGGCTTTGTCTGCGCCGTTCATCCTGTCTACAAGAAGAGAGCAGTCTCCGGTTTAGACATCAACGGGGCTATGTTCGAAGGTTTCAACAATAAACTTCCACTCCGTGGCTTCCTTGACGAGTTACCAGACTTGGTGTTTTATCATGCAAACTCCAACAACTTCACAGGCTCAGTCCCGGTAAACCCTGCCATGCTTCGATACTTCTACGAGCTCGATCTCAGCAACAACAAGCTAACTGGAAGGTTTCCGTACGAAGTTTTAAGAGCAAAAAATTTGACATTTTTGGACCTCCGGTTCAACTTCTTTACCGGTCCTGTCCCAGCCCAAGTCTTCGACCTAGGAGTTGATGTGCTCttcctcaacaacaacaatttcaCTAAGCAGATCCCTGACAATCTTGGCTCCTCACCTGCCCATTACTTCACTTTTGCCAACAACAAATTCACCGGTCCGATCCCAAGAAGCATTGGCCAAGCATCCAAAACTCTTTATGAAGTTCTCTTCCTTGGGAACAAACTTTCAG GATGTCTGCCATACGAAATTGGGTACCTTAAACAGGCCACCGTGTTCGATGTAAGTTCCAACTACTTAAGAGGCCCAATACCAGCCTCGTTTGCTTGCTTGGCCAAGATAGTGTATCTAAACTTAGCCAAGAACAAGTTCTACGGACCCGTGCCTGAGATGGTGTGCAAGTTGTCTACCCTGGGGAACTTGTCTTTGGCAGACAACTATTTCACTGTGGTCGGTCCAGAGTGCCAGAAATTGGTTAATAGAAAGATACTTGATGTTAGTAAGAACTGCATTTTGGGCCAACCAAATCAGAGAACAAAGATGGAATGTGCTACTTTCTTCTCCAAGCCTAGAAAGTGTCCCAACGAGAAGGAGATGACTTACATTCCTTGTAAAAGGCCGTATTCAGGTTCAAATGAGAAGAAGACCGATCATCTGCCACGAGCTCCACTATCATATGGTACTCTTATACCACATAGGCTTTGA
- the LOC126586579 gene encoding uncharacterized protein At4g06744-like isoform X11: protein MGAFSFISSLLISTLLVHLCLYHCKVEALEIIIGGGGGASPPVPFPKYQDCPPPPPPPCPPPPPSPQPPPPSPPSPQPPPPPPPSPQPAPPPPPSPQPAPPPRPPPSPPSPQTSPPPPPSPQPSPPPPPPSPQPSPPPPPSPQHSPPPPAPPPPPSPQPVLPPPPPPSPQPSPLPPSPGPFDSDRIKIAYYVIKKFVAKIKSDPRGFAKTWQGANVCKYKGFVCAVHPVYKKRAVSGLDINGAMFEGFNNKLPLRGFLDELPDLVFYHANSNNFTGSVPVNPAMLRYFYELDLSNNKLTGRFPYEVLRAKNLTFLDLRFNFFTGPVPAQVFDLGVDVLFLNNNNFTKQIPDNLGSSPAHYFTFANNKFTGPIPRSIGQASKTLYEVLFLGNKLSGCLPYEIGYLKQATVFDVSSNYLRGPIPASFACLAKIVYLNLAKNKFYGPVPEMVCKLSTLGNLSLADNYFTVVGPECQKLVNRKILDVSKNCILGQPNQRTKMECATFFSKPRKCPNEKEMTYIPCKRPYSGSNEKKTDHLPRAPLSYGTLIPHRL from the exons ATGGGTGCCttctctttcatttcttcacTTTTGATCTCAACATTGTTGGTGCATTTATGTTTGTACCATTGTAAGGTTGAAGCCTTGGAGATAATCATAGGTGGAGGAGGAGGTGCCAGCCCTCCTGTTCCTTTCCCCAAATACCAAGACTGTcctcctccccctccccctccaTGCCCACCGCCGCCTCCATCACCACAGCCTCCACCACCGTCGCCTCCATCACCACAGCCTCCACCACCGCCGCCTCCATCACCACAGCCTGCACCACCGCCACCTCCATCACCACAGCCTGCACCACCGCCGCGTCCACCACCGTCGCCTCCATCACCACAGACTTCACCACCGCCGC CTCCATCACCACAGCCTTCACCACCACCGC CGCCTCCATCACCACAGCCTTCACCACCGCCGCCTCCATCACCACAGCATTCACCACCGCCACCTGCTCCCCCTCCCCCTCCAAGCCCACAGCCAGTGCTGCCACCACCGCCGCCTCCATCACCACAGCCTTCACCGCTGCCACCTTCCCCCGGCCCCTTTGACAGCGACCGAATTAAAATTGCCTACTATGTGATTAAGAAGTTCGTAGCCAAAATCAAGTCCGACCCAAGGGGCTTCGCAAAGACATGGCAAGGTGCGAACGTTTGCAAATACAAGGGCTTTGTCTGCGCCGTTCATCCTGTCTACAAGAAGAGAGCAGTCTCCGGTTTAGACATCAACGGGGCTATGTTCGAAGGTTTCAACAATAAACTTCCACTCCGTGGCTTCCTTGACGAGTTACCAGACTTGGTGTTTTATCATGCAAACTCCAACAACTTCACAGGCTCAGTCCCGGTAAACCCTGCCATGCTTCGATACTTCTACGAGCTCGATCTCAGCAACAACAAGCTAACTGGAAGGTTTCCGTACGAAGTTTTAAGAGCAAAAAATTTGACATTTTTGGACCTCCGGTTCAACTTCTTTACCGGTCCTGTCCCAGCCCAAGTCTTCGACCTAGGAGTTGATGTGCTCttcctcaacaacaacaatttcaCTAAGCAGATCCCTGACAATCTTGGCTCCTCACCTGCCCATTACTTCACTTTTGCCAACAACAAATTCACCGGTCCGATCCCAAGAAGCATTGGCCAAGCATCCAAAACTCTTTATGAAGTTCTCTTCCTTGGGAACAAACTTTCAG GATGTCTGCCATACGAAATTGGGTACCTTAAACAGGCCACCGTGTTCGATGTAAGTTCCAACTACTTAAGAGGCCCAATACCAGCCTCGTTTGCTTGCTTGGCCAAGATAGTGTATCTAAACTTAGCCAAGAACAAGTTCTACGGACCCGTGCCTGAGATGGTGTGCAAGTTGTCTACCCTGGGGAACTTGTCTTTGGCAGACAACTATTTCACTGTGGTCGGTCCAGAGTGCCAGAAATTGGTTAATAGAAAGATACTTGATGTTAGTAAGAACTGCATTTTGGGCCAACCAAATCAGAGAACAAAGATGGAATGTGCTACTTTCTTCTCCAAGCCTAGAAAGTGTCCCAACGAGAAGGAGATGACTTACATTCCTTGTAAAAGGCCGTATTCAGGTTCAAATGAGAAGAAGACCGATCATCTGCCACGAGCTCCACTATCATATGGTACTCTTATACCACATAGGCTTTGA